The DNA sequence CGTGGATCAAGAATACTTCAAGACAGAAAAAGCCGATCGGGAAATTGAATACCGAATCTCGATCCCCGCGAGTTTGTCACTTTGATAATGGATCTTAATTTAACTATTATCGTTTGAAGTCATATATTCAAGGCTGGTACTGGTACATGAATTACTCTGATTACGGTACAGGATTTAGTTTCAGGTAGCTCACTGAGTCAATGATATGAAACTAGAGAGGTTTAGGGTATTTGCATAGGCTTCTTTTGCAGTAGCACTGTCTGTACAGGCGTGTTGATTCGCTTTTCCGGGTATCAATGTGAGTGAAACTGGAATGAAAGGTCGATCGCACATGATGATCAACAATATATGTGTTGGCGATTGACACAATAGCTCGTGCTGTATCTGGACTGAGGATAGAGCGGTTCACATACCAAATGGGATGGAACGATGAGGGAGGGCGTTCCCGTGCTTGGGCTCTCTCGCTTCGTGGCTTCGTTCTTGTGATAACTCCCGGAGATAGCATAACGTCTTTCGGGTTGCAGAGCCGTTTAATTAGCCAAGTCCACTTTTGTTATGCACCCAGTATGTGGCACATTTGTATTAGGATAATGATACTCTCGGGTAACGAGACCGGCTATGGGGTTCGTGCAAAACCAAAAGCACGTCAAGGGGTAAGGGAGATAGTATAGTAGTTCTATCGACCCCACATTCCCGGGGTGTTCGGCGACAGTTGTAAAAACTGACCGAAGTCAAGGCCGTGCAAACTCGGTACATCTGCGACTAACCCTTCCAGCCATGATACTTCATCGGATGTGGGAATCATTGGTTGAACCGGTGACTCAGTGGTGGACGGCTCGTGATGATCTTCTAATAGCCCGCTGAGCAACCTGGTGTCTGAACGCCGGCGGCGCTGGTAGAGAAGAATGAGTAGGCGCGCGGTGCCGTACGCCTCCCTCATAGTCTCGGTATTGTAGGTTGCAGAAACCAGTTTCAGTGTCTCCATCGCTTCTGGCAGAAGCTCTAATGATGCACTCGTGTCCATTTCAAGGAGGATACTAATCATCTGAAATGGGACATTGGCGACATGTTGCCACGGTGAACAATCCGAGGCCATCCGACGCGCGGCACCGAGGCTTCGCTTCAGTTGTTCCACAACTCGCTCCATCGTAGCCGGCGAGGTCATGAGGTTTCTCATATGTAAGCGCCGGAGAAGACAGAGGACAAGATTACATTGAGCGAGGATAGATGGTGGCTGCGTGTGGTTACGGCTTAACGTCTGCAGCAAGAactcttctatctcttcgTCCTGTCGTCGATTCTCAGGGCCCAGGCTGGTGGAAAGGGGTAGGAGACCGAGAAGCTCTACCGTGAAATCGCCTGGTCTAGGCGACGGCAACGCTACAGCCTCATGGGGGAACGAGACCCTTGACAGGCCCAGGTCGTAGGAGATCCAAAGATTTTGATGTTGGGCTACTCCAATTAGTCGTTGCCGAATGTCGAGATCATAGGGTTCGCAGGAGGAGGTCTGGTGGAGCTTAGAGGCTTCAATAAGATGCATCAAGGTGGAGCTTGCAATCCATGTCGGGTATGGTGGGGCGGTCATGCGCATATAAATCACTCGGAGTGCCCATGCGGTCACCACTTCTACTGATGGGGCTGCAGAACCAATGTGTGTGTCTGTTATAGAGCGTGTAAGTTCCACCAGGTGGGCTTCGGTAATGTTGATAGTAGTCTCGGAGAAGAGCGCCCCAAGAGCAGCAACGCCCGCCAGCACGCCGTCATACGAATCGCCCTCTGCAGATGACTGCCACCGCGCCTCCAAGCGGCGAAAGAACATCGCAGAATCGATGAAGCCATAGCATGGATCTACCTTGGTAAAGTAGACATTGGCCAGGTTCTTCATATGGTTCAGCGAGAGAATATCGACGAGCGGTACAGCCAAGACTGTGCCAGTAGCCAGACCGGACGGGGGATTGCGTCTACCCACATTCCAGCCGAAGAGATTCAATTTGGGCGCGTTTGCCGGGTCCATCTTGAGACCAATCTTTCTGACAAATGCTGCTCCCGAGTTCGCTTCCAGTGACTCGGTGTACGAGCCCGCATGCTCAGGACTCGGCCCAGGAATGGCAGGCAAATCCACCATCATTCCAGTGGGTTTCGGTTTCATGCGACGCTCATTTTGGTAGTAACAATCATAGCCCCAACTGCTGCAGGTTGAACATGGAGACTCTCCATtgcatttccttttccgttCACGACAGGGCTCACAGGCAAAGCGCGATCTCTTACGCTTTGAAGGACCAGGATTACTAGCCATGGCCGTGTACATTGAGAGGGAGTAGTCAAGCGATACGCAGCCAGGGTTAAAAAGCGATGGCGGGGAGACGGAAGGCGGCAGAACCGGCGGGCGGGAGCGgctattcttattcttcttaTGTGAGCCTCTTATAACCCTACCACGTGATCATTTATGGCATGTGATGTCTATGAGAATCTCTATTCCGATGGAAaacatatgtacatacaccgTTAGGGCATCAGTTTCGACTTTCCCCTCAGTCGCGGCCCATACTTCTTGAACACCACAGGGATCGGAATCATAATGGCCGCCAAACATCCTATCAGGGTACCTGCCCACTGTACCCCGAGATTCTTAAACATCTGCTTGGCAAACAAGGGAAACCCGGCGGCGACGCTAGATCGGAGAATAATATTCGCAGCAACGGTGGATGCGGCGCTACCAACATAGTCAGTATCTTGAGGCCTCACGACATATCGGCTTGTAACTTACAGCGGAAGGTACGAATCGACCAAGTAGTTGAAACAGGGAAGGAAGATACACAGGATCCCGAACCCGA is a window from the Aspergillus oryzae RIB40 DNA, chromosome 6 genome containing:
- a CDS encoding uncharacterized protein (predicted protein), which codes for MASNPGPSKRKRSRFACEPCRERKRKCNGESPCSTCSSWGYDCYYQNERRMKPKPTGMMVDLPAIPGPSPEHAGSYTESLEANSGAAFVRKIGLKMDPANAPKLNLFGWNVGRRNPPSGLATGTVLAVPLVDILSLNHMKNLANVYFTKVDPCYGFIDSAMFFRRLEARWQSSAEGDSYDGVLAGVAALGALFSETTINITEAHLVELTRSITDTHIGSAAPSVEVVTAWALRVIYMRMTAPPYPTWIASSTLMHLIEASKLHQTSSCEPYDLDIRQRLIGVAQHQNLWISYDLGLSRVSFPHEAVALPSPRPGDFTVELLGLLPLSTSLGPENRRQDEEIEEFLLQTLSRNHTQPPSILAQCNLVLCLLRRLHMRNLMTSPATMERVVEQLKRSLGAARRMASDCSPWQHVANVPFQMISILLEMDTSASLELLPEAMETLKLVSATYNTETMREAYGTARLLILLYQRRRRSDTRLLSGLLEDHHEPSTTESPVQPMIPTSDEVSWLEGLVADVPSLHGLDFGQFLQLSPNTPGMWGR